A genomic segment from Aegilops tauschii subsp. strangulata cultivar AL8/78 chromosome 1, Aet v6.0, whole genome shotgun sequence encodes:
- the LOC141041499 gene encoding uncharacterized protein: MGSRFVNLLAMSCNGGPRHFSLHCLNPANLFRPTQSRPAVRAVHRRPADAPLPPPSLSFHWPCRKGEQAWMNFMAFGPGRENLLAVDQIGRSFLYNHDSRLLRTGMPKMRKPIIDPISVAVGDSVYVMSGNPGRLPDRDCFQALLHTRLPASYAQDWCWYSLQPPPFFAADDDGVDRSSCRDAPMPFEISAYAVVDDSQIWISTSSAGTYSYDIASGAWSKLGNWALPFRGRAEYIPGHNLWFGFTPDDLQLCTSDLTASCELRPPVLQDVWTDVNRPEDWTLTDASIVPLGFGQVCVARFFITCPEESIEDVYGYALEKTENFAVLEGVKLLKAGWAQLRMVKHKSECYVFGRDLVIPL, translated from the coding sequence ATGGGCAGCCGGTTTGTGAATCTGTTGGCCATGAGCTGCAACGGCGGCCCCAGACACTTCAGCCTTCACTGCTTGAACCCGGCAAACTTATTTCGCCCAACCCAGTCACGGCCAGCGGTTCGAGCAGTTCATCGACGGCCAGCGGACGCCCCGCTGCCTCCGCCATCCCTGTCATTCCACTGGCCCTGCAGGAAGGGCGAACAGGCGTGGATGAATTTCATGGCTTTCGGCCCCGGCCGGGAAAACCTCCTCGCCGTGGACCAAATCGGCAGGAGCTTCTTGTACAACCACGACTCGCGCTTGCTCCGCACTGGGATGCCCAAGATGCGCAAGCCCATTATCGACCCCATCTCCGTTGCCGTGGGCGACAGCGTATACGTCATGAGCGGCAACCCTGGCCGGCTGCCCGATCGGGACTGCTTCCAGGCTCTCCTCCACACCCGCCTACCTGCTAGCTACGCCCAAGACTGGTGCTGGTATTCCCTCCAGCCACCGCCTTTCTTTGCCGCCGACGACGACGGGGTGGATCGATCCAGCTGCCGCGATGCCCCAATGCCCTTTGAAATCAGTGCCTACGCCGTGGTTGACGATTCACAGATCTGGATATCCACATCTAGCGCCGGCACATACTCGTATGACATCGCGAGTGGCGCGTGGAGCAAACTAGGCAACTGGGCACTGCCGTTCAGAGGTCGCGCCGAGTACATCCCTGGGCACAACCTCTGGTTTGGCTTCACACCCGACGATTTGCAGCTCTGCACATCGGACCTCACTGCCTCGTGTGAGTTGAGGCCGCCCGTGCTGCAGGATGTGTGGACAGACGTGAACAGGCCAGAAGATTGGACCCTGACAGACGCCAGCATTGTGCCGCTCGGCTTCGGTCAAGTCTGCGTTGCCAGGTTCTTTATTACCTGCCCAGAGGAGAGCATTGAGGATGTGTATGGCTATGCCCTTGAGAAAACAGAGAATTTTGCTGTTCTCGAGGGCGTCAAATTGTTAAAGGCTGGGTGGGCTCAGCTCCGGATGGTTAAGCACAAGTCGGAGTGTTACGTCTTCGGCCGTGACCTTGTCATACCGCTTTGA